A window of Mycobacteriales bacterium contains these coding sequences:
- a CDS encoding penicillin-binding protein 2 yields MTPRTPDGRAPRATPARRPAAARSGTPRAAARTTTRTAARPGTSRPATTRARKAPPRRRPAARRGDPRRRLHHALLVIAAVLTVLAGRLVQLQGLESTAYAAKAEQQRLRKVELAAARGSILDRDGEPLAMNVDARAVYADPKLVLDPDASARKLAPLLRVAPADLAEKLRRRTRFVYLARGVDPEVARNVLALKVPGVGTLPETRRVYPNGGLGAAIVGFVGREGDGLGGIEYALEKDLAGKPGEELVEEDTQGRQIPAGEHRTTPPVAGVSQVLTIDRDIQWQAEHVLAEQVAKTHAKSGQIVVMDVRTGEIYALAVAPSFDPNKPTAAPPERRGNPALSTVYEPGSVNKVITAAAAIETGLMTPETPVTVPPSIRIADHTFTDAHAHGTEHLTFAGVLAESSNIGTIGVAQRLGKDRLYEYLRRFGLGERTGIRFPGESPGLLPQPEDWWGTAMGTIPIGQGVAATSIQVAAAYAAIANGGVRVQPSLVKGSLDANGHLVPAPAPKQTRAVSPRTASQVTRMLEAVVSKDGTAPMAAIDGYRVAGKTGTARKVRTDGRGYAGYVASFVGFAPADAPRLVVEVVLDDPVPIFGGLVSAPVFRTVMGFALGALRVPPTGRAAPPVRLRLP; encoded by the coding sequence CCACGCGGGCGCGGAAGGCGCCGCCGCGCCGCCGCCCGGCCGCGCGCCGCGGCGACCCGCGCCGCCGCCTGCACCACGCGCTGCTCGTCATCGCCGCCGTATTGACGGTCCTCGCCGGCCGGCTGGTGCAGCTCCAGGGGCTCGAGTCGACGGCGTACGCCGCCAAGGCCGAGCAGCAGCGGCTGCGCAAGGTGGAGCTGGCCGCCGCGCGCGGCAGCATCCTCGACCGCGACGGCGAGCCGCTGGCGATGAACGTCGACGCGCGCGCCGTCTACGCCGACCCGAAGCTGGTCCTGGACCCGGACGCGAGCGCGCGGAAGCTGGCGCCGCTGCTGCGGGTCGCGCCCGCGGACCTGGCGGAGAAGCTGCGGCGGAGGACGCGGTTCGTGTACCTCGCGCGCGGCGTCGACCCGGAGGTGGCCCGCAACGTCCTCGCGCTCAAGGTCCCCGGCGTCGGCACGCTGCCGGAGACCCGCCGCGTCTACCCCAACGGCGGGCTCGGCGCGGCGATCGTCGGGTTCGTCGGCCGCGAGGGCGACGGCCTCGGCGGCATCGAGTACGCGCTGGAGAAGGACCTCGCCGGCAAGCCGGGGGAGGAGCTGGTCGAGGAGGACACGCAGGGCCGGCAGATCCCCGCGGGCGAGCACCGGACGACACCGCCGGTGGCGGGCGTCTCGCAGGTGCTGACCATCGACCGCGACATCCAGTGGCAGGCCGAGCACGTGCTCGCCGAGCAGGTCGCGAAGACGCACGCGAAGAGCGGCCAGATCGTCGTCATGGACGTGAGGACGGGCGAGATCTACGCGCTCGCGGTGGCGCCGTCGTTCGACCCGAACAAGCCGACCGCCGCGCCGCCGGAACGCCGCGGCAACCCGGCGCTGTCCACCGTCTACGAGCCCGGCAGCGTCAACAAGGTCATCACCGCCGCGGCCGCGATCGAGACCGGGCTGATGACGCCGGAGACGCCGGTCACGGTGCCGCCGTCGATCCGCATCGCCGACCACACGTTCACCGACGCGCACGCGCACGGCACCGAGCACCTGACGTTCGCGGGCGTGCTCGCGGAGTCCAGCAACATCGGCACCATCGGCGTCGCGCAACGGCTCGGCAAGGACCGGCTCTACGAGTACCTGCGGCGCTTCGGGCTCGGCGAGCGGACCGGCATCCGGTTCCCCGGCGAGAGCCCCGGCCTGCTGCCCCAGCCGGAGGACTGGTGGGGCACGGCGATGGGCACCATCCCGATCGGCCAGGGCGTCGCCGCGACCAGCATCCAGGTCGCCGCCGCGTACGCCGCGATCGCCAACGGCGGCGTCCGCGTGCAGCCGAGCCTGGTCAAGGGCAGCCTCGACGCCAACGGCCACCTGGTCCCGGCGCCCGCGCCGAAGCAGACCCGCGCGGTGAGCCCGCGCACCGCTTCGCAGGTCACGCGGATGCTCGAAGCCGTCGTGTCGAAGGACGGCACCGCGCCGATGGCGGCGATCGACGGCTACCGCGTCGCCGGCAAGACCGGCACCGCGCGCAAGGTGCGCACCGACGGGCGCGGCTACGCCGGGTACGTCGCGTCGTTCGTCGGCTTCGCGCCTGCCGACGCGCCGCGCCTGGTGGTCGAGGTGGTGCTGGACGACCCGGTGCCGATCTTCGGCGGCCTGGTGTCGGCGCCGGTGTTCCGGACCGTCATGGGGTTCGCGCTCGGTGCGCTGCGGGTCCCGCCGACCGGCCGCGCCGCGCCCCCGGTCCGGCTGCGGCTGCCGTGA
- a CDS encoding UDP-N-acetylmuramoyl-L-alanyl-D-glutamate--2,6-diaminopimelate ligase codes for MPPSPRPARLAPRPLREWRPDAPEVAVSGVTHDSRAVRPGDVYAALPGSRAHGADFAAQAVANGAVAAVSDRAVDGLPTLVLDDPRQVLGDLARWVYGDPSAAMDVVGVTGTNGKTTTAYLLDAGFAAAGRTTGLVGTVETRVAGEVLPSAHTTPEAPDLQALLAVMRERGVTGVGMEVSSHGLALGRVDGTTFAAAVFTNLSQDHLDFHRDMESYFKAKASLFTPARSKVAVVNVDDPYGQRLVERTSLPLVTTSARGARLADWQARDVELTRDGATFRVVAPGVDRTVRLRLPAAYNVANALGALAALVSVGIDADAAIAGVERLDGVPGRLERVDRGQPFLAVVDYAHSPDSVASVLASLRPLTDGRVIVVLGCGGDRDREKRPLMGEAAARGADLVVATSDNPRSEDPLAILDAMVAGVRETGTPYVVEPDRAAAIGRAVAEARPGDVVLVAGKGHEQGQTFAEVTVPFDDRTVLARALEQRA; via the coding sequence GTGCCGCCCTCACCCCGCCCGGCCCGGCTCGCGCCGCGACCGTTGCGGGAGTGGCGGCCGGACGCGCCGGAGGTCGCCGTCTCCGGCGTCACCCACGACTCCCGCGCGGTCCGCCCCGGCGACGTCTACGCCGCCCTGCCGGGCTCCCGCGCGCACGGCGCGGACTTCGCCGCGCAGGCCGTCGCCAACGGCGCCGTCGCCGCCGTCTCCGACCGCGCGGTCGACGGGCTGCCCACGCTCGTCCTCGACGACCCGCGACAGGTCCTCGGCGACCTGGCCCGCTGGGTCTACGGCGACCCGTCGGCGGCGATGGACGTCGTCGGCGTCACCGGCACGAACGGCAAGACGACGACCGCGTACCTGCTCGACGCCGGCTTCGCCGCGGCCGGGCGGACCACCGGTCTGGTCGGCACCGTGGAGACGCGCGTCGCGGGCGAGGTGCTGCCGTCCGCGCACACCACGCCGGAGGCGCCGGACCTCCAGGCGCTGCTCGCCGTGATGCGCGAACGCGGCGTCACCGGCGTCGGCATGGAGGTCTCCTCGCACGGCCTCGCGCTCGGCCGCGTCGACGGCACGACGTTCGCGGCGGCGGTGTTCACGAACCTCTCCCAGGACCATCTCGACTTCCACCGCGACATGGAGTCGTACTTCAAGGCGAAGGCGTCGCTGTTCACGCCCGCGCGGTCCAAGGTCGCCGTCGTCAACGTGGACGACCCCTACGGGCAGCGGCTGGTCGAGCGCACCTCGCTCCCGCTCGTCACGACCTCCGCGCGCGGCGCGCGGCTCGCCGACTGGCAGGCGCGCGACGTCGAGCTGACCCGCGACGGCGCGACGTTCCGCGTCGTGGCGCCCGGCGTCGACCGCACCGTCCGGCTGCGGCTGCCCGCCGCCTACAACGTCGCCAACGCCCTCGGCGCGCTCGCGGCGCTCGTGTCCGTCGGCATCGACGCGGACGCAGCGATCGCCGGCGTCGAACGCCTCGACGGCGTGCCCGGCCGGCTGGAACGCGTCGACCGCGGGCAGCCGTTCCTCGCCGTCGTCGACTACGCGCACAGCCCCGACTCGGTCGCGTCGGTGCTCGCGTCGCTGCGGCCGCTGACCGACGGCCGGGTCATCGTCGTGCTCGGCTGCGGCGGCGACCGCGACCGGGAGAAGCGGCCGTTGATGGGGGAGGCGGCCGCGCGCGGCGCCGACCTCGTCGTCGCCACGTCGGACAACCCCCGCTCGGAGGACCCGCTCGCGATCCTCGACGCGATGGTCGCGGGGGTTCGAGAGACCGGCACGCCGTACGTCGTGGAGCCGGACCGCGCGGCGGCGATCGGCCGCGCGGTGGCGGAGGCGCGCCCGGGGGACGTGGTGCTCGTGGCGGGTAAGGGGCACGAGCAGGGCCAGACGTTCGCGGAGGTGACGGTGCCGTTCGACGACCGGACGGTGCTGGCGCGCGCGCTGGAGCAGCGGGCGTGA
- the murF gene encoding UDP-N-acetylmuramoyl-tripeptide--D-alanyl-D-alanine ligase — MRPTTLRELAAAVGGTLADATGDETVTGATIDSRRVERGDLFVALRGERTDGHLHAPGAVAAGAAAVLAERPLGVPAIVVADPTDALGRLACWYCARQPGRVVGITGSSGKTSTKDLVAQVVERAGPTVAPVGSFNNELGLPLTVLRADDETKFLVLEMSARGTGHIAWLCGVAPPEVGVVLNVGVAHLGEFGSKDAIATAKSELVRALPQHGLAILNADDPRVLAMREVTSARVVTFGESGDYRAEGLALDSLGRPSFRLVTPDGAADVTMRLVGEHHASNALAAAAVGAWAGLSVEKIGNALSAAVPRSRWRMEVRETPEGVVVINDAYNANPESVRAALKALVAAKRPDGRTWAVLGEMAELGDAAWDAHDAVGRLCVRLDVNKLVVVGAAAKGIHAGAGLEGSWGDEAVFVDDADAAIALLTEELRPRDVVLVKASRAAGLERVALALTPDEEATS; from the coding sequence GTGAGGCCGACGACGCTGCGCGAGCTGGCCGCCGCCGTGGGCGGCACGCTCGCCGACGCGACCGGCGACGAGACCGTCACCGGCGCCACCATCGACTCGCGCCGCGTCGAGCGCGGCGACCTGTTCGTGGCGCTGCGCGGCGAGCGCACCGACGGCCACCTGCACGCGCCCGGCGCGGTCGCGGCCGGCGCCGCCGCCGTCCTCGCCGAACGCCCGCTCGGCGTGCCGGCGATCGTCGTCGCCGACCCGACCGACGCGCTCGGCCGCCTCGCCTGCTGGTACTGCGCGCGCCAGCCGGGCCGCGTCGTCGGCATCACCGGCTCGTCCGGCAAGACGTCGACCAAGGACCTGGTCGCGCAGGTGGTCGAGCGGGCGGGTCCGACGGTCGCGCCGGTCGGCTCGTTCAACAACGAGCTCGGCCTGCCGCTGACCGTGCTGCGCGCCGACGACGAGACGAAGTTCCTGGTGCTCGAGATGAGCGCGCGCGGCACCGGGCACATCGCCTGGCTCTGCGGCGTCGCGCCGCCCGAGGTCGGGGTCGTGCTCAACGTCGGCGTCGCCCACCTCGGCGAGTTCGGCTCGAAGGACGCGATCGCGACCGCCAAGAGCGAGCTGGTGCGGGCGCTGCCGCAGCACGGCCTGGCGATCCTCAACGCCGACGACCCGCGCGTGCTGGCCATGCGCGAGGTGACGTCGGCGCGGGTGGTGACGTTCGGCGAGAGCGGCGACTACCGCGCGGAGGGGCTGGCGCTGGACTCGCTGGGGCGGCCGTCGTTCCGGCTGGTCACGCCGGACGGGGCGGCGGACGTGACGATGCGGCTGGTCGGGGAGCACCACGCCTCGAACGCCCTCGCCGCAGCGGCCGTCGGCGCCTGGGCCGGGCTCTCCGTCGAGAAGATCGGCAACGCGCTGAGCGCGGCGGTCCCGCGCAGCCGGTGGCGGATGGAGGTGCGCGAGACGCCGGAGGGCGTGGTCGTCATCAACGACGCGTACAACGCCAACCCGGAGTCGGTGCGCGCGGCGCTCAAGGCGCTGGTCGCGGCGAAGCGACCCGACGGCCGCACCTGGGCGGTGCTCGGCGAGATGGCCGAGCTCGGCGACGCGGCCTGGGACGCGCACGACGCGGTCGGGCGGCTCTGCGTCCGGCTCGACGTGAACAAGCTGGTCGTCGTCGGCGCCGCCGCGAAGGGCATCCACGCGGGCGCCGGGCTCGAAGGCTCGTGGGGCGACGAGGCGGTGTTCGTGGACGACGCGGACGCCGCGATCGCGCTGCTCACCGAGGAGCTGCGCCCGCGCGACGTGGTGCTGGTCAAGGCCTCCCGCGCGGCCGGCCTGGAACGCGTCGCGCTCGCGCTGACGCCGGACGAGGAGGCGACGTCGTGA
- the mraY gene encoding phospho-N-acetylmuramoyl-pentapeptide-transferase, which translates to MRAVLLSALVGLVVSLVGTPFAIRLFRAQGYGQLIRDDGPEAHHTKRGTPTMGGAVMIAAALLGYVVAHVIFKQFTASGLLVLFTMTGLGFVGFLDDYIKIRKQRSLGLNAKAKFVGQLLVAVIFGVLAVHYLGDDISKVSFIRDTALRLGGVGFVVWAYVMISATSNGVNLTDGLDGLASGSSALVFAAYVVITFWQFGNRCAGGVAKGACYVTRDPLDLAIVAAAAMGACIGFLWWNAAPAKIFMGDTGSLALGGTLASIAILSRTELLLVILGGLFVVETLSVILQVAFFKLFRRRVFNMAPVHHHFELAGWPEFTVIVRFWIVAGLAVAFGLGLFYAEFLSHGTLR; encoded by the coding sequence GTGAGGGCGGTCCTGCTCTCTGCCCTCGTCGGGCTGGTCGTGTCGCTCGTCGGCACGCCGTTCGCGATCCGGCTGTTCCGCGCGCAGGGGTACGGCCAGCTCATCCGCGACGACGGCCCCGAGGCGCACCACACCAAGCGCGGCACGCCGACGATGGGCGGTGCCGTGATGATCGCGGCGGCGCTGCTCGGCTACGTCGTCGCGCACGTCATCTTCAAGCAGTTCACCGCGTCCGGGCTGCTCGTGCTGTTCACCATGACCGGGCTCGGCTTCGTCGGCTTCCTCGACGACTACATCAAGATCCGCAAGCAGCGCAGCCTCGGCCTCAACGCGAAGGCGAAGTTCGTCGGCCAGCTCCTCGTCGCGGTGATCTTCGGCGTGCTCGCCGTGCACTACCTGGGCGACGACATCTCGAAGGTGTCGTTCATCCGCGACACCGCGCTCCGGCTCGGCGGCGTCGGCTTCGTCGTGTGGGCGTACGTGATGATCTCGGCGACCTCCAACGGCGTGAACCTCACCGACGGCCTGGACGGCCTCGCGTCCGGCTCGTCCGCGCTGGTGTTCGCGGCGTACGTCGTCATCACGTTCTGGCAGTTCGGCAACCGCTGCGCGGGCGGCGTCGCCAAGGGCGCCTGCTACGTCACGCGCGACCCGCTCGACCTGGCCATCGTGGCCGCCGCCGCGATGGGCGCGTGCATCGGCTTCCTCTGGTGGAACGCCGCCCCCGCCAAGATCTTCATGGGCGACACCGGCTCGCTCGCGCTCGGCGGCACGCTCGCCAGCATCGCGATCCTGTCGCGCACCGAGCTGCTGCTCGTGATCCTCGGCGGCCTGTTCGTCGTGGAGACGCTGTCGGTGATCCTCCAGGTGGCGTTCTTCAAGCTGTTCCGCCGCCGGGTCTTCAACATGGCGCCGGTGCACCACCACTTCGAGCTGGCCGGGTGGCCGGAGTTCACGGTCATCGTGCGGTTCTGGATCGTGGCGGGGCTGGCGGTGGCGTTCGGGCTGGGGCTGTTCTACGCGGAGTTCCTCTCCCACGGAACGCTCCGGTGA
- the murD gene encoding UDP-N-acetylmuramoyl-L-alanine--D-glutamate ligase, whose translation MTLDGARVTVCGLAVSGTAAAEVLLRNGARVTVVDGKADGGARAAAVEALGARVVLGEADPDVDADLVVTSPGWRPTQPYLERLARNGVEVVGEVELALRLARPETRLFAVTGTNGKTTTTEMLGAMLATTGRRTATAGNIGTPLVQVVTAEPAPELVAVEVSSFQLHWTVTEGRWDAGAILNLAPDHLDWHGSFEAYAAAKRKVWSGGSTAVYNADDPLVARLAEPVWDRQGFTLGPPAPGVSGISDGALWTSHGDRVLGVDELRVHGPHNVANALAATTLATLAGVPAGGIADALRGYGSGAHRLVTVATVDGVAYVDDSKATNPHAAQRAIESFDHVVWIAGGLNKGLAFDDLIAAAHDRLRAAVLIGTCAGEVRDALARHAPEVPVADAPDMHTAVEAARRFARAGDTVLLAPAAASMDQFTDYAERGDRFAAEVRALEGTTA comes from the coding sequence GTGACGCTGGACGGCGCCCGCGTCACGGTCTGCGGGCTCGCCGTCAGCGGCACGGCGGCGGCCGAGGTGCTGCTGCGCAACGGCGCCCGCGTGACGGTGGTCGACGGGAAGGCCGACGGCGGCGCGCGCGCGGCGGCGGTCGAGGCGCTCGGCGCGCGCGTCGTGCTCGGCGAGGCCGACCCGGACGTCGACGCCGACCTCGTCGTCACCTCGCCCGGCTGGCGGCCTACGCAGCCGTACCTGGAACGCCTGGCGCGCAACGGTGTCGAGGTGGTCGGCGAGGTCGAGCTGGCGCTGCGGCTCGCGCGGCCGGAGACGCGGCTGTTCGCCGTGACCGGCACGAACGGCAAGACCACGACGACGGAGATGCTCGGCGCGATGCTCGCGACGACCGGCCGCCGCACCGCGACCGCCGGCAACATCGGCACGCCGCTGGTGCAGGTCGTCACCGCGGAGCCCGCCCCTGAGCTGGTCGCCGTGGAGGTGTCCAGCTTCCAGCTCCACTGGACCGTGACCGAGGGGCGGTGGGACGCCGGCGCGATCCTCAACCTCGCGCCCGACCACCTCGACTGGCACGGCTCGTTCGAGGCGTACGCCGCCGCGAAGCGCAAGGTCTGGAGCGGCGGCAGCACCGCCGTGTACAACGCCGACGACCCGCTGGTGGCGCGGCTGGCCGAGCCGGTGTGGGACCGGCAGGGGTTCACCCTCGGCCCGCCCGCGCCCGGCGTCTCCGGCATCAGCGACGGCGCGCTGTGGACCAGCCACGGCGACCGCGTCCTCGGCGTGGACGAGCTGCGCGTGCACGGCCCGCACAACGTCGCCAACGCCCTCGCCGCGACCACCCTCGCCACGCTCGCCGGGGTGCCGGCCGGCGGCATCGCGGACGCGCTGCGCGGCTACGGCAGCGGCGCGCACCGGCTGGTCACCGTCGCCACGGTCGACGGCGTCGCGTACGTGGACGACTCGAAGGCCACCAACCCGCACGCCGCGCAGCGCGCGATCGAGTCGTTCGACCACGTCGTCTGGATCGCGGGCGGGCTGAACAAGGGGCTGGCCTTCGACGACCTCATCGCCGCCGCGCACGACCGGCTGCGCGCGGCGGTGCTCATCGGCACCTGCGCCGGCGAGGTGCGCGACGCGCTCGCGCGGCACGCGCCGGAGGTCCCCGTCGCGGACGCCCCCGACATGCACACTGCGGTGGAGGCCGCACGGCGGTTCGCGCGCGCGGGCGACACCGTCCTGCTCGCGCCGGCGGCGGCCTCGATGGACCAGTTCACCGACTACGCCGAGCGCGGCGACCGCTTCGCGGCGGAGGTCCGCGCGCTGGAGGGAACGACCGCGTGA
- the ftsW gene encoding putative lipid II flippase FtsW: MTTYTDARPARQRAAAARVPLLARPLTSYYLVVGSALLLAGLGLVMVLSASSVASYRASGSSFAVFRKQLLWVVLGLPAMWLAVRIPVRWIRVLAWPLLAASLVGLLLVFVPGIGAPPVSGATRWIRVGPLTAQPSELAKLALILWAADVYARKEALLDDWRHVLVPLLPMTCLIALLVMVEPDMGTTLVVLSTAFALVWVVGAPGRIVAMLAGAGAALVTLLAVVEPYRFARLVGFVDPCAAGQRLTNGYQGCQGLYAVGSGGWFGVGLGQSRQKWSGYLPNAHTDFIFAIVGEELGLVGTLFVLLLFAVLAYSGIRVAQRSRDPFVRLAATGITAALTVQAIVNMATVTGLLPITGIPLPLISFGGSSLGVSLFAIGVLAAFARNEPGAREALAARGPTVVVRARRAVASFYGFGPAPRRRRSR; encoded by the coding sequence GTGACGACGTACACCGACGCCCGGCCGGCGCGGCAGCGCGCGGCCGCCGCGCGGGTGCCGCTGCTGGCGCGGCCGCTGACGTCGTACTACCTCGTGGTCGGCAGCGCGCTGCTGCTCGCCGGGCTGGGCCTGGTGATGGTGCTCTCCGCGTCGAGCGTCGCGTCGTACCGCGCGAGCGGGTCGTCGTTCGCGGTGTTCCGCAAGCAGCTCCTCTGGGTGGTGCTCGGCCTGCCGGCGATGTGGCTCGCGGTGCGCATCCCGGTGCGCTGGATCCGGGTGCTCGCCTGGCCGCTGCTCGCCGCGTCGCTCGTCGGGCTGCTGCTCGTCTTCGTGCCCGGCATCGGCGCGCCGCCGGTGAGCGGCGCGACGCGCTGGATCCGGGTCGGGCCGCTGACCGCGCAGCCGAGCGAGCTGGCCAAGCTCGCGCTGATCCTCTGGGCCGCCGACGTCTACGCGCGCAAGGAGGCGCTGCTGGACGACTGGCGGCACGTGCTCGTGCCGCTGCTGCCGATGACCTGCCTGATCGCGCTGCTGGTCATGGTCGAGCCGGACATGGGCACCACGCTCGTCGTCCTCTCCACGGCGTTCGCGCTCGTGTGGGTGGTCGGCGCGCCCGGCCGCATCGTCGCGATGCTCGCCGGCGCGGGCGCCGCGCTGGTGACGCTGCTCGCGGTCGTGGAGCCGTACCGGTTCGCGCGGCTGGTCGGCTTCGTCGACCCGTGCGCCGCTGGGCAGCGGCTCACCAACGGCTACCAGGGCTGCCAGGGCCTCTACGCCGTCGGCTCCGGCGGGTGGTTCGGTGTCGGCCTCGGCCAGTCGCGGCAGAAGTGGTCCGGCTACCTGCCGAACGCGCACACCGACTTCATCTTCGCGATCGTCGGCGAGGAGCTGGGCCTGGTCGGGACGCTGTTCGTGCTGCTGCTGTTCGCGGTGCTCGCGTACTCGGGCATCCGCGTCGCGCAGCGCTCGCGCGACCCGTTCGTCCGCCTCGCCGCGACCGGCATCACGGCCGCGCTGACCGTGCAGGCGATCGTCAACATGGCCACCGTCACCGGCCTGCTGCCGATCACCGGCATCCCGCTGCCGCTCATCTCCTTCGGCGGGTCGTCGTTAGGCGTCTCGCTGTTCGCGATCGGGGTGCTCGCGGCGTTCGCGCGCAACGAGCCGGGGGCACGGGAGGCGCTGGCCGCCAGGGGTCCGACGGTGGTCGTGCGGGCGCGGCGGGCGGTGGCGTCGTTCTACGGCTTCGGCCCCGCGCCGCGGCGGCGCCGGTCGCGATGA
- the murG gene encoding undecaprenyldiphospho-muramoylpentapeptide beta-N-acetylglucosaminyltransferase codes for MNVVLAGGGTAGHVEPALALADVLRDRGHTVTALGTARGLETTLVPARGYELDLIPPVPLPRRLTGDLLKVPFRVRRSVRETREALRRRRCDVVVGFGGYVALPAYLAARRRVPIVVHEANASAGLANKVGARFAARVAVTYPDSGLPKAELVGLPLRAAISSLGQRAARRAEARAEFGLDPDRPALLVTGGSQGARRINQAVTAAAPTLAASGVQVLHATGAKNAEDVRRALAEGGLSGEAPPYVAVPYVDRMELAYAACDLALCRSGAMTVAELTAVGLPAVFVPLPIGNGEQRLNAVGVVAAGGGLMVDDHDLTDYWVNANVLPLLRDPDRLAGMSAAAASCGRPDAAGTLADMVEAVAR; via the coding sequence ATGAACGTCGTCCTCGCCGGCGGCGGCACCGCCGGCCACGTCGAGCCGGCGCTCGCGCTCGCCGACGTGCTGCGCGACCGCGGTCACACCGTCACCGCCCTCGGCACCGCGCGCGGGCTCGAGACGACGCTGGTCCCGGCGCGCGGCTACGAGCTGGACCTGATCCCGCCCGTGCCGCTGCCGCGGCGGCTCACCGGCGACCTGCTCAAGGTGCCGTTCCGGGTGCGGCGCTCGGTACGCGAGACGCGGGAGGCGTTGCGGCGCAGGCGTTGCGACGTGGTCGTCGGCTTCGGCGGGTACGTCGCGCTGCCCGCGTACCTCGCCGCGCGGCGGCGGGTGCCGATCGTCGTGCACGAGGCGAACGCGTCCGCGGGGCTGGCCAACAAGGTCGGCGCGCGGTTCGCCGCGCGGGTCGCCGTCACCTACCCGGACAGCGGGCTGCCGAAGGCGGAGCTGGTGGGGCTGCCGCTGCGCGCGGCCATCTCGTCGCTCGGCCAGCGCGCGGCACGCCGGGCCGAGGCGCGGGCGGAGTTCGGGCTGGACCCGGACCGGCCGGCGCTGCTCGTCACCGGCGGCTCGCAGGGCGCGCGCCGGATCAACCAGGCCGTCACCGCGGCGGCGCCGACGCTGGCCGCGAGCGGCGTGCAGGTGCTGCACGCGACCGGCGCCAAGAACGCCGAGGACGTCCGCCGCGCGCTCGCCGAGGGCGGGCTCTCCGGCGAGGCGCCGCCCTACGTCGCGGTGCCCTACGTCGACCGGATGGAGCTGGCCTACGCGGCCTGCGACCTCGCGCTCTGCCGCTCGGGCGCGATGACCGTCGCGGAGCTGACGGCGGTGGGGCTGCCGGCCGTGTTCGTGCCGCTGCCGATCGGCAACGGCGAGCAGCGGCTCAACGCCGTCGGCGTCGTCGCGGCGGGCGGCGGCCTGATGGTCGACGACCACGACCTCACCGACTACTGGGTCAACGCCAACGTCCTCCCGCTGCTCCGCGACCCGGACCGGCTGGCCGGGATGAGCGCGGCCGCCGCGTCCTGCGGCCGGCCGGACGCGGCCGGGACGCTGGCGGACATGGTCGAGGCGGTGGCCCGGTGA
- the murC gene encoding UDP-N-acetylmuramate--L-alanine ligase — MTAPYQRVHLVGVGGAGMSGIARILLARGARVSGSDAKDSLALKALNALGASTFVGHDAAHVPDDVEAVVVSTAIRPGNPEVVRARELGVPVEPRAAALAALMRGYRGVAVAGTHGKTTTTSMVTVALQACGADPSFAIGGDLNEAGSNAHHGTGDVFVAEADESDGSFLRYEPEVAVLTNVEPDHLDHDGTGEAYAAAFAEFAALPTGLLVACADDAGAMAAAAHARCRVVTYGTSADADLRVESVLLTGTRSSFELVDRGRRLGVCWLSVPGRHNVLNAAAAVATGLGLGLPLAELRAGLQSFRGARRRFEPRGEAAGVRVYDDYAHHPTELVATLRAAREVAGAGRLVVAFQPHLYSRTQAFADEFGAALGLADEVVVMEVYAAREDPVAGVSGRIVAAAVPLPPEHVVFEPSWAAVAGHLAGRARPGDVVLTLGAGDVTQLAPEVLAALEERSA; from the coding sequence GTGACCGCGCCGTACCAGCGGGTGCACCTCGTCGGCGTCGGCGGCGCCGGCATGAGCGGCATCGCGCGCATCCTGCTCGCCCGCGGCGCCCGCGTCTCCGGCAGCGACGCGAAGGACTCGCTCGCCCTCAAGGCCCTGAACGCCTTGGGCGCCAGCACGTTCGTCGGCCACGACGCCGCGCACGTGCCCGACGACGTCGAGGCGGTCGTCGTGTCGACGGCGATCCGGCCGGGCAACCCGGAGGTGGTCCGGGCGCGGGAGCTGGGCGTGCCGGTGGAGCCGCGCGCGGCCGCGCTGGCGGCGTTGATGCGCGGCTACCGCGGCGTCGCCGTCGCGGGCACGCACGGCAAGACGACGACGACGTCGATGGTCACCGTGGCGTTGCAGGCGTGCGGCGCCGACCCGTCGTTCGCGATCGGCGGCGACCTCAACGAGGCCGGGTCCAACGCCCACCACGGCACCGGCGACGTGTTCGTCGCGGAGGCCGACGAGAGCGACGGGTCGTTCCTGCGCTACGAGCCCGAGGTCGCGGTCCTCACGAACGTCGAGCCGGACCACCTCGACCACGACGGCACGGGCGAGGCGTACGCGGCGGCGTTCGCGGAGTTCGCGGCGCTGCCGACCGGCCTGCTCGTGGCCTGCGCCGACGACGCGGGTGCCATGGCGGCGGCCGCGCACGCGCGCTGCCGCGTCGTCACCTACGGCACCTCCGCCGACGCCGACCTGCGTGTCGAGTCGGTGCTGCTCACCGGGACCCGGAGCTCGTTCGAGCTGGTCGACCGGGGGCGGCGGCTCGGCGTCTGCTGGCTGTCGGTGCCCGGCCGGCACAACGTCCTCAACGCCGCCGCGGCGGTCGCCACCGGCCTCGGCCTCGGCCTGCCGCTGGCCGAGCTGCGCGCGGGGCTCCAGTCGTTCCGCGGCGCGCGGCGGCGGTTCGAGCCGCGCGGCGAGGCGGCGGGCGTGCGGGTCTACGACGACTACGCGCACCACCCGACCGAGCTGGTCGCGACGCTGCGCGCCGCGCGCGAGGTCGCCGGTGCCGGGCGGCTGGTGGTGGCGTTCCAGCCGCACCTGTACTCGCGGACGCAGGCGTTCGCGGACGAGTTCGGCGCGGCGCTGGGCCTGGCCGACGAGGTGGTCGTGATGGAGGTCTACGCGGCCCGCGAGGACCCGGTCGCCGGCGTCTCCGGCCGCATCGTTGCCGCGGCGGTGCCGCTGCCGCCGGAGCACGTGGTGTTCGAGCCGTCGTGGGCCGCGGTCGCCGGGCACCTCGCCGGGCGCGCGCGGCCCGGCGACGTCGTGCTGACGCTCGGCGCGGGCGACGTGACGCAGCTCGCGCCGGAGGTGCTCGCGGCGCTGGAGGAGCGTTCCGCGTGA